One Rubrobacter aplysinae DNA window includes the following coding sequences:
- a CDS encoding ATP phosphoribosyltransferase regulatory subunit, translated as MNYAVSQNSADSRERATRKFSTTPGTRDILPPESRRLRSLQAGIRERFGRFGFQEVLTPALEYSEVIEEPGLRDASFKLFDPDNQMLILRPEATTPIARLVAQRLSNSPTPHKLSYMLPAFRRASVGRGQSAEVYQAGVEVVGSAEAAEDAGVIALLVDVLEKAGLEYRAYRESPESPGSMVSMPDFGVALGQSAFFEGYLHRAAPDRAADILEALSAKDLVRVDELSGELPGEVGRAVREIPRLVGPASDGGILAAAESYAADAPGAREALENLRSILSHLEAHGCLEAVTLDLGLVGRRDYYTGAVFEVYAGGMAFTIANGGRYDNLLKRFGESLPATGFAISLERLLSVVPDEEPPPLVLLVGGGPDGTRSAAKLRGLGVPVLHLAEGGEPDAVARYARSKEAGWICHPEAGGVRISRTGEPGSELVGVEEVPEMVLPGKVPG; from the coding sequence ATGAACTACGCCGTCTCCCAAAACTCCGCCGACTCCAGAGAACGCGCCACGCGCAAGTTCTCGACCACGCCGGGCACGCGGGACATCCTGCCGCCGGAGTCCCGGAGGCTGCGGTCGTTGCAGGCGGGCATCCGGGAGCGGTTCGGGAGGTTTGGTTTCCAGGAGGTCCTGACGCCGGCGCTGGAGTACTCGGAGGTCATAGAGGAGCCGGGCCTGCGGGACGCCTCGTTCAAGCTTTTCGACCCCGACAATCAGATGCTCATCCTGCGCCCGGAGGCGACCACGCCCATAGCCCGGCTCGTGGCACAGCGGCTCTCCAACAGCCCCACGCCCCACAAGCTCTCGTACATGCTTCCGGCATTCCGGCGGGCGAGCGTGGGCCGGGGCCAGAGCGCCGAGGTTTACCAGGCCGGGGTGGAGGTCGTGGGCTCCGCCGAGGCCGCAGAGGACGCGGGCGTGATCGCGCTGCTGGTGGACGTGCTGGAGAAGGCCGGGCTGGAATACCGGGCATACCGGGAGTCGCCGGAGTCGCCGGGCTCGATGGTCTCGATGCCGGACTTCGGCGTCGCGCTCGGCCAGAGCGCCTTCTTCGAGGGGTATCTGCACCGCGCCGCGCCGGATCGCGCGGCGGACATCCTGGAGGCCCTGTCGGCGAAGGACCTCGTCCGGGTAGATGAGCTCTCCGGCGAACTGCCCGGCGAGGTTGGCCGGGCGGTGCGGGAGATCCCGCGTCTGGTAGGACCCGCTTCGGACGGCGGGATACTGGCCGCCGCGGAAAGCTACGCGGCGGACGCCCCCGGGGCCCGTGAGGCCCTGGAGAACCTGCGCAGCATACTCTCTCACCTCGAAGCCCACGGCTGTCTGGAGGCCGTGACGCTGGATCTCGGCCTCGTCGGGCGGCGCGACTACTACACCGGAGCCGTCTTCGAGGTGTACGCGGGGGGGATGGCCTTCACCATCGCAAACGGCGGCCGCTACGATAACCTGCTCAAGCGTTTCGGAGAGTCCTTGCCCGCCACGGGGTTTGCGATCTCCCTGGAGCGGCTGCTCTCCGTGGTGCCCGACGAGGAGCCTCCGCCTCTGGTGTTGCTGGTCGGGGGCGGGCCCGACGGTACCCGGAGCGCGGCGAAGCTGCGAGGGCTCGGCGTGCCGGTGCTGCACCTCGCGGAGGGCGGGGAGCCCGACGCGGTCGCCCGGTACGCCCGGAGCAAGGAGGCCGGTTGGATCTGCCACCCGGAGGCCGGCGGCGTCAGGATCTCCCGCACCGGCGAGCCGGGGTCCGAGCTCGTCGGCGTCGAAGAGGTGCCGGAGATGGTGTTACCCGGAAAGGTGCCGGGTTGA
- the purU gene encoding formyltetrahydrofolate deformylase, translated as MSLVPAGDERNRKHNLRLLIACPDRRGLISAVSSFISMHDGNILSADQHVSPAEDGVEGDAESRFFMRIEIEGAGFGVGREEFPGSFAPLARRHGMDWRVSYTDAPKRMAILVSRHGHCLLELLWRWEAGDLAAEIPLVVSNHPDLRERVEAHGIPFYYLPVTKETREEQELEMLRLLEEHAVDLVVLARYMQVLGADVVEAYRNRLINIHHSFLPAFVGADPYRRAHERGVKIIGATAHYVTEDLDAGPIVHQDVAHVTHRDAVEDLVRLGSEVERRTLARAVRWHLEDRVIVAGNRTVVFE; from the coding sequence TTGAGCCTCGTCCCGGCGGGCGACGAGAGGAATAGGAAACACAACCTCCGGCTCCTCATCGCCTGCCCGGACCGGCGGGGCCTTATCTCGGCGGTCTCCTCGTTCATCTCCATGCATGACGGCAACATCCTCTCGGCCGACCAGCACGTCAGCCCGGCGGAGGACGGGGTGGAGGGGGACGCAGAGAGCCGCTTCTTCATGCGCATCGAGATAGAGGGCGCCGGGTTCGGCGTGGGCCGTGAGGAGTTTCCGGGCTCTTTCGCGCCGCTGGCCCGCCGCCACGGTATGGACTGGCGAGTCTCCTACACCGACGCTCCCAAACGCATGGCGATACTCGTCTCCCGCCACGGCCACTGCCTGCTGGAGCTCCTGTGGCGCTGGGAAGCCGGCGACCTCGCCGCCGAGATACCGCTCGTCGTCTCGAACCACCCCGATCTCAGAGAGCGGGTCGAGGCGCACGGCATCCCGTTCTACTACCTGCCGGTTACGAAGGAGACCAGGGAGGAGCAGGAGCTAGAGATGCTGCGGCTCCTGGAAGAGCACGCCGTGGACCTCGTCGTGCTGGCCCGCTACATGCAGGTGCTGGGGGCCGACGTGGTGGAGGCGTACCGGAACCGCCTGATCAACATCCACCACTCGTTCCTGCCCGCTTTCGTCGGCGCGGACCCGTACCGGCGGGCGCACGAGCGGGGCGTCAAGATCATCGGCGCGACCGCCCATTACGTCACCGAGGACCTGGACGCTGGTCCCATAGTCCACCAGGACGTGGCCCACGTCACCCACCGCGACGCCGTCGAGGACCTGGTGCGGCTCGGCAGTGAGGTAGAACGCCGTACCCTGGCCCGCGCCGTCCGCTGGCATCTCGAGGACCGGGTCATAGTCGCCGGGAACCGCACCGTCGTCTTCGAGTAG
- a CDS encoding NAD(P)/FAD-dependent oxidoreductase codes for MNRILKWGLAIGGGALTVESLRWAFSVTNGPSQRYEAWEKAPYREFPNKVLIVGGGFGGFTAAKKASDLTKGRDDVGVMVISRENFFTFWPMLAGAIAGGTETKNVAQPIRRGLISSGVSFRRAEMESIDHENKLVNVSGTVTGREQQIPYDHLILAMGGEPAYFGIPGVEEHCISMTGIGTAEEIRNRVIERYEQTILMRGEVPQSALTFVVIGGGATGTETAAELHSLVHDVLPPDYPNIDPDRVKIILVDSNEQILKELDPALRRAARKRLDGMQIQVINNVRAEEVTGGKVSLDDGQEIAAENVIWTAGARASLKLEDLGELPSDARKGLAVDAYCRVEGYENIWGIGDCAANINGEGEPIPPNAQAATQGGELVAKNVVAAIDGEELETFEYQALGQLVELGSQFAVNDVLGIKFSGFAASLFWRATYLYKLPIGQNRIRIAADWMLDVFFKPAATQIRDREL; via the coding sequence ATGAACCGGATTCTGAAGTGGGGGCTCGCCATAGGAGGTGGCGCCCTTACCGTCGAGAGTCTGCGGTGGGCTTTTAGCGTCACCAACGGGCCGAGCCAGAGGTATGAGGCCTGGGAGAAGGCCCCGTACCGGGAGTTCCCCAACAAGGTCCTAATAGTGGGCGGCGGGTTCGGCGGCTTTACGGCGGCAAAGAAAGCCAGTGACCTGACGAAGGGCCGGGACGACGTCGGGGTCATGGTCATATCCCGGGAGAACTTCTTTACCTTCTGGCCGATGCTCGCCGGAGCCATCGCAGGAGGCACGGAGACCAAGAACGTGGCGCAGCCCATCAGACGGGGTCTTATCAGCTCGGGGGTCAGCTTCCGGCGGGCGGAGATGGAGAGCATAGACCACGAGAACAAGCTCGTGAACGTCAGCGGCACGGTCACGGGCCGCGAGCAGCAGATACCCTACGATCACCTGATCCTCGCCATGGGCGGCGAGCCGGCCTACTTCGGCATCCCCGGCGTCGAGGAGCATTGCATCAGCATGACGGGTATAGGCACCGCCGAGGAGATCCGCAACCGGGTGATCGAGCGCTACGAGCAGACCATCCTGATGCGGGGAGAGGTGCCCCAGTCTGCCCTTACCTTCGTCGTTATAGGGGGCGGGGCGACCGGGACGGAGACGGCCGCGGAGCTGCATTCCCTGGTCCACGACGTGCTCCCGCCCGACTACCCGAACATCGACCCGGACCGGGTCAAGATCATACTGGTAGACAGCAACGAGCAGATCCTCAAGGAGCTGGACCCGGCACTGCGGCGGGCGGCCCGCAAGCGGCTCGACGGCATGCAGATACAGGTGATCAACAACGTCCGGGCCGAGGAGGTTACCGGGGGCAAGGTCTCTCTCGACGACGGCCAGGAGATAGCGGCCGAGAACGTCATCTGGACCGCCGGTGCGCGGGCCAGCCTGAAGCTCGAGGACCTCGGAGAGCTGCCGTCCGACGCCCGCAAGGGCCTTGCGGTGGACGCCTACTGCCGGGTCGAGGGCTACGAAAACATCTGGGGCATCGGCGACTGCGCGGCCAACATCAACGGCGAGGGCGAGCCCATACCGCCGAACGCCCAGGCCGCCACCCAGGGTGGTGAGCTGGTGGCGAAAAACGTCGTGGCCGCCATAGACGGTGAGGAGCTCGAGACCTTCGAGTACCAGGCCCTGGGGCAGCTAGTCGAGCTCGGCAGCCAGTTCGCCGTGAACGACGTACTGGGGATAAAGTTCAGCGGGTTCGCCGCCTCCCTGTTCTGGCGGGCGACATACCTGTACAAGCTGCCCATCGGCCAGAACCGCATCCGGATAGCCGCCGACTGGATGCTGGACGTCTTCTTCAAGCCTGCCGCTACCCAGATCCGAGACCGCGAGCTTTGA
- a CDS encoding carboxypeptidase M32: MFMDNKHEAGREAGREAGYETGVDHALETLRTRFARIGDVESAAGLLSWDRQTKMPPGGLESRAEQLSTLSRIAHEMTVSGETAELLEAAEAATADEPDTDDVALVRLARREYEQSVRLPTRLVTEMSRRTALAETAWAKAREESDWSLFAPHLEGIVELSRESAEHLGYEDHPYDALADLYERGATRRGLEAMFEELKQGVVPLLREVSESRAAGENDVRKAPLMGDFDETAQESFGERVTARLGYDLSRGRQDRAVHPFCIGFSPGDVRITTRFDRGWLSAALFGTIHEAGHAMYEQGVDPAYTRSPLGGGVSMGVHESQSRLWENLVGRSRPFWRHFYPELQRTFPGELGGTGPEDFYQAINVAEPSEIRVEADELTYNLHILLRFEIETALLEGSLSVEEIPAAWNARMEEYLGITPENVARGALQDVHWSAGLMGYFPTYAIGNVLSVQLFEAAKAAHPEIPEEIERGEFSTLLGWLRENVHRHGSRYTPEELVRRATGGPLDTAPYLGYLREKYTPLYGL, translated from the coding sequence ATGTTCATGGATAATAAACACGAAGCAGGACGCGAGGCAGGACGCGAGGCAGGATACGAAACGGGCGTGGATCACGCCCTCGAAACGCTAAGGACGCGCTTCGCCCGGATAGGCGACGTGGAGTCGGCCGCCGGGCTACTCTCCTGGGACCGCCAGACCAAGATGCCACCCGGCGGCCTGGAGTCTCGCGCCGAGCAGCTCTCCACCCTGAGCCGCATAGCCCACGAGATGACGGTCTCCGGGGAGACGGCGGAGTTGCTGGAGGCGGCCGAGGCGGCTACCGCGGACGAGCCGGACACGGATGACGTCGCCCTCGTGCGCCTGGCCCGCCGGGAGTACGAGCAGTCCGTGCGCCTCCCCACCCGCCTGGTAACAGAGATGTCGCGGCGGACCGCCCTAGCGGAGACCGCGTGGGCAAAGGCGCGGGAGGAGTCGGACTGGAGCCTCTTCGCCCCGCACCTGGAGGGCATTGTGGAGCTGTCGCGGGAGTCGGCGGAGCACCTGGGCTACGAGGACCACCCCTACGACGCCCTGGCCGACCTGTACGAGCGCGGCGCCACCAGGCGCGGGCTCGAAGCGATGTTTGAGGAGCTCAAACAGGGCGTGGTACCCCTCCTGCGCGAGGTCTCCGAGAGCCGGGCCGCCGGGGAGAACGACGTCCGCAAGGCTCCTCTAATGGGAGACTTCGACGAGACAGCCCAGGAGAGCTTCGGCGAGCGGGTAACGGCGAGACTCGGCTACGACCTCTCCCGCGGGCGGCAGGACCGGGCGGTGCATCCGTTTTGCATAGGTTTCTCCCCCGGCGACGTCCGGATCACGACCCGCTTCGACCGGGGCTGGCTCTCGGCGGCGCTTTTCGGCACCATCCACGAGGCCGGGCACGCGATGTACGAGCAGGGCGTGGACCCGGCCTACACTCGCTCTCCTCTGGGCGGCGGCGTCTCGATGGGCGTGCACGAGTCGCAGTCGCGGCTGTGGGAGAACCTCGTCGGCCGCTCGCGCCCGTTCTGGCGGCACTTCTACCCGGAGCTGCAGAGGACGTTCCCGGGGGAGCTGGGCGGCACGGGCCCCGAAGACTTCTACCAGGCTATCAACGTCGCGGAGCCGTCCGAGATCCGGGTCGAGGCCGACGAGCTCACGTACAACCTGCACATCTTGCTGAGGTTCGAGATCGAGACCGCACTGCTCGAAGGCAGCCTCTCCGTGGAGGAGATACCCGCCGCCTGGAACGCGAGGATGGAGGAGTATCTCGGCATCACGCCCGAAAACGTCGCGCGCGGCGCGCTCCAGGACGTCCACTGGTCCGCCGGCCTCATGGGTTACTTTCCGACGTACGCCATCGGAAACGTGCTCTCCGTGCAGCTCTTCGAGGCCGCGAAAGCGGCGCACCCGGAGATACCCGAGGAGATAGAGCGCGGCGAGTTCTCCACGCTACTCGGCTGGCTGCGGGAGAACGTCCACCGTCACGGCAGCCGCTACACGCCGGAGGAGCTAGTCCGGCGCGCCACCGGCGGCCCGCTCGACACGGCCCCCTACCTGGGCTACCTGCGGGAGAAGTACACGCCGCTCTACGGCCTCTAA
- the msrB gene encoding peptide-methionine (R)-S-oxide reductase MsrB, whose product MAENTRREDELRTRLSPEQYEVTQNAATEPPFSGKLLYNKDDGLYRCVVCGEPLFRSETKYESGTGWPSFYEPVSEYSVKFEEDRSMFVKRTEALCGNCGAHLGHVFDDGPNPTGQRYCMNSASLAFEPEGAREAQEEQQKQQGD is encoded by the coding sequence ATGGCTGAGAATACGCGTAGAGAAGATGAACTAAGGACGAGGCTCTCGCCCGAGCAGTACGAGGTAACCCAGAACGCGGCCACCGAGCCGCCGTTCTCCGGGAAGCTGCTGTACAACAAGGACGACGGGCTGTACCGTTGTGTGGTGTGCGGCGAGCCGCTCTTCAGGTCGGAGACGAAGTACGAGTCCGGGACGGGCTGGCCGAGCTTCTACGAGCCGGTCTCCGAGTATAGCGTGAAGTTCGAGGAAGACCGGAGCATGTTCGTGAAGCGCACCGAGGCGCTGTGCGGCAACTGCGGCGCGCACCTCGGGCACGTTTTCGACGACGGTCCGAACCCGACGGGGCAGCGGTACTGCATGAACTCCGCCTCGCTCGCCTTCGAGCCCGAGGGAGCCCGTGAGGCGCAAGAAGAGCAGCAGAAGCAGCAGGGAGACTAG
- a CDS encoding class I SAM-dependent methyltransferase, which yields MRRLFSNIRVYEHVGGLYDATLGFWSREVRRKAAGALDLEPGQSLLIAGVGTGMELPYLPRDVRGVGVDLSRGMLERAHRRRVELGMSGLSLGIMDARALAFPDGSGDEAAHVTGQVEAGVPSGAGFDAIYLPLIVTVVPDGSRVLAEAARVTRPGGRVVIADRFWPEDKRRPAPVRAMSWALGHFAMRFDHRFSEIQAGAPHLVIEDYQRVSPGGFFHLITLRKSYVASTYDGSTQSESQGI from the coding sequence ATGCGGCGTCTATTCTCGAACATAAGGGTCTACGAGCACGTGGGCGGCCTTTACGACGCCACCCTGGGCTTCTGGTCCCGCGAGGTGCGCCGGAAGGCTGCCGGTGCCCTGGACCTGGAACCCGGCCAGAGTCTCCTGATAGCCGGTGTCGGCACGGGTATGGAGCTCCCTTACCTTCCCCGGGATGTGCGCGGTGTCGGTGTGGACCTGAGCCGGGGGATGCTAGAGCGCGCCCACCGCCGGCGCGTGGAGCTCGGCATGTCGGGGCTCTCCCTGGGGATAATGGACGCCAGAGCACTCGCTTTCCCCGACGGCTCCGGCGACGAAGCGGCCCACGTCACGGGGCAGGTGGAGGCGGGCGTTCCCTCCGGCGCCGGGTTCGACGCGATCTATCTGCCCCTGATCGTCACCGTCGTACCCGACGGCAGCCGGGTGCTGGCAGAGGCCGCGAGGGTGACGAGACCGGGGGGTAGGGTCGTGATCGCGGACCGCTTCTGGCCCGAGGACAAGCGCCGTCCGGCGCCGGTACGCGCGATGAGCTGGGCGCTGGGACACTTCGCGATGCGCTTTGACCACCGCTTCTCCGAGATCCAGGCCGGAGCGCCGCACCTCGTGATCGAGGACTACCAGAGGGTCTCACCCGGCGGATTCTTCCACCTCATTACCCTCCGAAAGTCCTATGTCGCAAGCACTTACGATGGAAGTACACAAAGCGAGTCGCAGGGCATCTAA